TTTGCATCGGGGTCTTCCAGTTCGGTCCAGGATTTTAATGTATCCAGCATCATTGGTTTCGCAGGTCCCCAGGCGGGGTCAAACTGCAACGTCCAGGATTTGGTGATCTCATACTCCATAATGTTTTTTTGAGGACGCAGCGTCGTTGTTTTTCCGTTGGACCAGGTAAAGGTATAGGCGCCCGCTTCATAAAAATTTGCAAGGACCTGGCCATTGTCCCGGCGGATCTCTACCGGCGGTTGTTCTTTTGCCTTCCTTGCATTAGCAGGAAAAATGGTTTGCCCGTTTAGTGTGATGCCGGTAATATGCACATCTGGCAGATCCGGTTTCTTAAATACAATAAATTTGGATCCTCCCGGCTCAAAATGAAGCGGTATGATGATGCGATCCTTTTCCTGCCGGTATATCACGATATCCGTCACTGCTCCTGTTAAAGGATCCCATAACTGTGGTATTTTACCGGTAACCCGGAAGCTGGCCTCGATCTGTTCATACCGGTCGGGCTCTTCCGGCAGATAACGGTATTCAAAATCATTGAACCTCCGGTGTTCAAATCGGTTCGATAAAAAATATATATCGGCATTTTCCAGGCGACGATGGATATAATCGAAAGAAGCCTGCGGATCCACCGCCGTAAAGCTGAAGTCAGGATCTATATTCATAGACGCCAGCACTTCGTTGATATCTCTTCCCCAAATCACCTTACCCTTTCCATATCGATGCTCGGTTACCGACCGGCCATCGATATTTCCCCATAAACGGCCGGCGATGCGTACCAGCTCCTGGTCGCTCTGCGGGTACTGCGTTAAACCGGTAGCCGCCCTGGGACGGGGCGCATACACCGTAATACCCTCTTTTACGAGCTGTTCCACTTTTTTTAACACGTCCAGACTGATGGATTGCTCCGGCGGCAGCACCAACAACCGGTATTGCATCCCATCCGGCAATTGTATGTTGCCGTTCCTGGCCGAAAGCCGCTTCAGCACTACGTCACGGGAGCACTTATCCCAATCGTATCCAAACCGGAGCTGCGGAAATTCGTCTTTCAAAAAAACAAAATTGGGCACATCATCCCCATAGTAGTACAATACATCCGCCACAAAGAGACCTTGCTGTAAGAGATAGCTGGCACGGTTCAGATAATTAACAAAGGCCCCCGCCTCCTGCCACCAGGTAACATTGGGGTTCATATGGGTTCCGGCAAAATATTCATTACCCGGCAGACCATATTCCTTTGGCGAAGAGGTAAAGGTATGCCATACGATGCGGTTCACACCGGAGCAGAAGATCCGGTCGATATTACTTTTGAGATCCTTGGGTGCCCGTTCCCACTGCGGCCCGATGCTGGTAGGACCTTCGGCAGCTACAAAGCGTTTGCCATTGGTATGCGCCACGCAGGCACTTTGTTTTACAATCAGCCGTGCAGCATCTGAAACCCGGTGCGTATTCGACATGGCCCAAAACTCACCCTGCGGAAAATCGTTGATGGCCATTACCTGCAGCGCATCGATGGGGGCGGAATGCGGGCCGCCGGATTCCGGATGCATGCCCATGCCGTTCGCATGCGCCGTGTTATAAAATAAACGATAGTGATTGTCCAGGATACAATCGCCCACAGTTTTCCGGAAATCGTATAAAAACCGGTTGGTCAGCTCCTGGTCTTCCACCAGGTATCCTGCCAGCACCGGCATAAACCGCCGGATATCATATCCCCTGCGCTTGCGGAACTCGGCCGGAAAATCCTGCGTCCAGTTGATCACGCCCATTTCCCAGCTATCCGTTTGCAGGTAGCGTACGCTGTTGCCTGCCGACTTTGCGGTTTGGATCAGCGGCGTAATCACAGAACGGTTGAACAAATTGAAGGCCGCCGGGCTCATATGATCCAGCGATAGCCCGTTCCAGCCGTCGCTGGTGGTGGAAGTTACCACCCCGGTATTGGTCCAGCCATAACGGATGATGATCCATTCGCCCGGAGGAGCATTCCAGTTCAGACGCTTTCCATCAAAACGGCTGGTAAGATCAATAATCGTATGTTGTTGCAAAGGCGTTGTTCCGGAAACGGTATCAAAACCTGTGCGAAACTTATACAGCGGGTAAATACCGGCACCGCCCATGGAGCGGTTAAAACTTTTGAGCGACCAGTCGGAGATCGCCGAATCCTTTAAAAGAACCGTTCCGGAAGGTTTGCGCACCGCCTGGATCAGTACATCCTGGTACATTAATTTCACAGGCGGTTGCGGCAGCGCCAGCGAAAGCTTTCTGCCCCCGCTGATGAGCGTGTCTGCAGCAACTAACTTTTTGAGCGCATATTCCGGCGTCACAAAGGGCCCGCCGGGGTTCCAGCCGCTTTGAATGTTCACGCTCAGTTCAATTCCGAGCCGGTCTGCTTCTTTTACGGCATGCTTATATAGTTCCATCCATTGCGGACTCATGAAAACGGGACCGGCCGCAGTTTTCCGTGCTTCATTATAGCTGGAACTGCCGGCGTCCACCAGCGAAGCTCCGCCATATCCCTTTTTCTTCATTTCCTCCAGGTCCCTGGTGATGGATTCTTTGGTGGCCATACTGTTAAGCCACCACCAGTAACAGCGTAGTTTTGACGCTGGAGGCGGTGTAACAAACTCTTTCCTGATCTGATCAACCGATCCGTTTTTGCTGGTGTGCAAATCATAACCACCCGGCTGTCCGCTAAGAAACTGCGTTCCGGCAATCAAACAAATACTTAGAAAAACGATGCTGCGTATCATTTGCTAAAGATATTTTATAGAATGGTACTAATGTTTATTTATTTATCCAATCAGGGTTCTGTGCAATGACCGCATCTTTATTGGTTTCAATTACTTTTTGCGGAATGGGCCAAAGGTTAAAATTAAAGGTCAGCGTTGCCTGCGCTTCCGGCCAGTACGCATATTTTTTGATCCGGTCTACAGCAATGGTCTTGCCCATTCTCAATAAGGTGTTCCACCGGCACTCTTCATAGATCAGTTCCCGCGCCCGTTCGTCCAGTATTAAATTGAAGTTGTCGTCCATATCTGCCGCCGTGACTTTATAGCTGCACTGCGCCCGGTTCCGGAGCAGGTTAATATCACCGGCAGCGCCGGCTTTATCCCCGGCCCGCTGTTTGGCCTCAGCCCGCAGCAGGATGGTTTCCGGTAGCCGGATAATGTACTCATCCCGAAAGAGGTTACTCATGTTTTCACCATCGGCAATGCCCGTATACTTATCAGTCGCAATCTTACAGGAAATGGGATAGCAAAGGCTCCGGTTATTGATATTAGTGGTATTATCGGCACTGCCGTTGTATAGTACCGTCCATGGAACATCTTTCCTGTAATAGGAGGATGCAACCACATTACTTTTAAACCGGCGACGGAAAGCCGCATCGCTGTTGCGCATATCATCATTCCATTTGGAGCTGAATATTTCTTCCCTTGTATAAAATGTGGGCATCATTTGTGAAATGCCGCGACCGCCAACGTCTTCGTTGGTTCCGGTTAAATTTCCGGAGGATCCGTCTCTGAATACAGGCCCGTAAGTTCGCGAATAGGGCAGCTTCGATTCTCCGTCTGCCGTACGGTAAGCCGCGTAATCGACCTGGGCTGCCCAGATGCACTCTTTATTGCCGTCCTGGTAATTAACATTTCCGTCCTGGAAGAGATCCCAAAAAACATTGGTTGCCTGCTGAATAGTGTCTATAATATTGGCTGCACCGGAAACGCCGCCTTTGTACACCGGAATACTGATGGTTACTTCGCCCGCCCGTTTGCCAAACCTGCTTTGCATCAGGGAATAAACCCCTCCGTCTATTACATCATTACCGTACTGGATGGATTTGTCGTAGGCCGTTTTGGCTTCTGCCGTTTTTGATGTGGCGTCCAGTTCAATGCCCTTTGCCAGGTAAAGCTCACAGAGATTGTGCTGGGCCGCACCTTTTACCACGCGGCCTCCTGCCACCGTTGTAATGGGCAGATCATTTAATATGGCTTCCATTTCCGCGATGGCAAAATCGTAGGTTTCAAGCCTAGTAGAACGGGTGAAATCATATTTGGGCACTGTTGAGATCTCCGTAACAATCGGCACTCCACCAAATGTTTCGCCCAGGTTCCGGTATGCAAAGGCCCGGAAAAAGCGTGCCTGCGCCAGGGCATATTTTTTTTCATCATCCGTATTCCACTTCACCTGCGGCAGGTTGGCTGCATAAATAGCCAGATTGGCTTTGCTGATCAGATCGTACCAAAAACTATATATATTATAAAAATTGGCATTGTCCGGGTTGATGTTCGCATAGTTATTAAAGGTACTGCCTCTCCGGATACTGGGCACATCAAATTCGTCTGTTCCGTTGCCCTTAAAAATAAACATCCAGGCCTGTTCATTGGGATTGGTCCAGGCCTCCCGGATATTTGAGTAAATGCCAATCAGCACCTGGTCTACCTGTGCTGAAGTTGAAAAGGCATTATCCACCGTATAGAAGGTTTCCGGTTTTTCCCGGAGAAAATCCTTATCCGACTTACAGGCATGCCATAAAAAACAAATCATTAATCCTGTTAAAATATGTATGAACCGTTTCATGGTAATCAGTTTAAATGAATTTAAAATCTTGCAAAGAAGCCAAAAGAATAGGTTGCGGGCACCGGAATAACATTATCCCTTACGGTGTTCCCCAGTTCCGGATCTCCTCCATCCCAGCGGGTGAAGGTTACCATATTTTTTCCTGAGAGGAATAACCGCAAATTAGACAAATGCAGGCGTTGCATCCAGGGCTGGCGAAAGGTGTATGAAAGTACTACATCCTGCAGCCGGACAAAACTTCTTGACTGTAGTCCCAAAAATCTTGAATCGGCGGAATAGGTGGCTGATGGATAAACGTTGCTGACATTTTCCGGTGTCCAGTAAGGAACATATATGGAGTTATCATTAAACCGGTTCGACCTTGACAGATAAGCCCCCGTATTGCGATTGAGATAAAAACCGTTTCCTCCGAAGATACCGGAAACCTGGGCATACAATTCGAAGTTCCTGTAAGATACCGTATTGCTCATGCTCATCCTGAAGTTTTCTTTGGTATACCCCAGAATCTTCCGGTCGTTCACCGATATGCCCGGCACACCGTCGATATCATTGTATTTTGGATCGCCGGCTGCAGCACCGTTCAGGGCGATATAGTCTTTGTCGGCCACCTGAACAATCCCGATTTGCTCGTATC
The sequence above is a segment of the Niabella agricola genome. Coding sequences within it:
- a CDS encoding glycosyl hydrolase — encoded protein: MIRSIVFLSICLIAGTQFLSGQPGGYDLHTSKNGSVDQIRKEFVTPPPASKLRCYWWWLNSMATKESITRDLEEMKKKGYGGASLVDAGSSSYNEARKTAAGPVFMSPQWMELYKHAVKEADRLGIELSVNIQSGWNPGGPFVTPEYALKKLVAADTLISGGRKLSLALPQPPVKLMYQDVLIQAVRKPSGTVLLKDSAISDWSLKSFNRSMGGAGIYPLYKFRTGFDTVSGTTPLQQHTIIDLTSRFDGKRLNWNAPPGEWIIIRYGWTNTGVVTSTTSDGWNGLSLDHMSPAAFNLFNRSVITPLIQTAKSAGNSVRYLQTDSWEMGVINWTQDFPAEFRKRRGYDIRRFMPVLAGYLVEDQELTNRFLYDFRKTVGDCILDNHYRLFYNTAHANGMGMHPESGGPHSAPIDALQVMAINDFPQGEFWAMSNTHRVSDAARLIVKQSACVAHTNGKRFVAAEGPTSIGPQWERAPKDLKSNIDRIFCSGVNRIVWHTFTSSPKEYGLPGNEYFAGTHMNPNVTWWQEAGAFVNYLNRASYLLQQGLFVADVLYYYGDDVPNFVFLKDEFPQLRFGYDWDKCSRDVVLKRLSARNGNIQLPDGMQYRLLVLPPEQSISLDVLKKVEQLVKEGITVYAPRPRAATGLTQYPQSDQELVRIAGRLWGNIDGRSVTEHRYGKGKVIWGRDINEVLASMNIDPDFSFTAVDPQASFDYIHRRLENADIYFLSNRFEHRRFNDFEYRYLPEEPDRYEQIEASFRVTGKIPQLWDPLTGAVTDIVIYRQEKDRIIIPLHFEPGGSKFIVFKKPDLPDVHITGITLNGQTIFPANARKAKEQPPVEIRRDNGQVLANFYEAGAYTFTWSNGKTTTLRPQKNIMEYEITKSWTLQFDPAWGPAKPMMLDTLKSWTELEDPDAKFYSGKGSYITTVDLPATALKSNRLFLDLGNVQDLATITINGKSLEARWCFPYRADITTLVKEGRNDIRIAVVNLWANRLIGDSKLPEGKRRTRTNVVKFEKEGSEKLLRVSGLLGPVKVTAVPEHLLAQP
- a CDS encoding RagB/SusD family nutrient uptake outer membrane protein, producing MKRFIHILTGLMICFLWHACKSDKDFLREKPETFYTVDNAFSTSAQVDQVLIGIYSNIREAWTNPNEQAWMFIFKGNGTDEFDVPSIRRGSTFNNYANINPDNANFYNIYSFWYDLISKANLAIYAANLPQVKWNTDDEKKYALAQARFFRAFAYRNLGETFGGVPIVTEISTVPKYDFTRSTRLETYDFAIAEMEAILNDLPITTVAGGRVVKGAAQHNLCELYLAKGIELDATSKTAEAKTAYDKSIQYGNDVIDGGVYSLMQSRFGKRAGEVTISIPVYKGGVSGAANIIDTIQQATNVFWDLFQDGNVNYQDGNKECIWAAQVDYAAYRTADGESKLPYSRTYGPVFRDGSSGNLTGTNEDVGGRGISQMMPTFYTREEIFSSKWNDDMRNSDAAFRRRFKSNVVASSYYRKDVPWTVLYNGSADNTTNINNRSLCYPISCKIATDKYTGIADGENMSNLFRDEYIIRLPETILLRAEAKQRAGDKAGAAGDINLLRNRAQCSYKVTAADMDDNFNLILDERARELIYEECRWNTLLRMGKTIAVDRIKKYAYWPEAQATLTFNFNLWPIPQKVIETNKDAVIAQNPDWINK